DNA sequence from the Paramormyrops kingsleyae isolate MSU_618 chromosome 14, PKINGS_0.4, whole genome shotgun sequence genome:
GTTAAGTGGGTTATCCTTGAAAACCTACAGCAAAGTGAAGTATTGTACATGATGTCAATAGTACAGAAcagtaatttatttttcttgaaTTTCAAAACAGATTGGTTAATTTGAAATTGGTCTGGCTTCCCCAACACAAACTAGGCATTATGGATTAACAATGTTAACTGTAACTGGTTTAAACATTGTGTCTCTGTGAACAACTCACGCTTGGAGTTCTGACACTTGAGCCCAACACGTGACCTATCATAAGAAAAGCAGAATCAGAGGGGACATTTGATAAGGGGGCATTTTAACTCAGTTAGACCCACATAGTCATACATGTCTGTAATACCCACTGTAAATGCTTTTGACTAAAAAAGTTTTTACAGAAATAATGAATCATTGTGAGTTTCACTAATTTTAAGAAGTCTGTTGGTGCATCTTGTGTGTTTATATGATCACTTAAGACAAacttaaaaaacacaacacagattttgtattttatttgtatacaaGGCATTTACATGTGATTCAATGAGAAAATGTCCTCTCAATTTAAGATCATATTAAATAATACGACAAAAGAAGCCCTTCCCTTCTAAAATTCATAGGATCAGTTCCCACACAGCAGATGTAGAAATTCAGTCTGGTTCTTCATAGTAGTTTCCAGGCTGTCATTACAACACGATTTTCTAAACACCACCTCCAAATAATCCTCTGTTCTTATGGAAAAATCACTTTGACTTGTTTAAGACCTCTACAGtctttttcccataatggtagtaACTGTAACCAGATGCCGCAGTTGTCAGTGCAGTTATAAACCTGTAAATGGAACAACAAAGAGAAATAAATCTCAACACCTCTGGATATATAACTCACTGCCTGAGCAATTACTGCTGTCATGCCCgatcgtccgatcctcctgtgtgccacgcccccctcattaacctcgtgtgaaatcccgatgtcatcagctgtttctcgtTATTTCCAAATAGtcatgtgtatttaagtccgcgttcaagtatgtttccccagtcctgtcattgaagtttGTACTGCGTCTTTGTGCCTCACCTGCAAATAAACCCTGTGTTCTGGATTTCCGTCTGCCTGACCCGGATTCCCTGCTCCCTGCTTGCTTGTCGGACACACGGTCATTACAACTGCCCTGCATTGTAACTCCATCTGTGTACCTAGTACAGGGTTCTGGATTCTAAGAACTACTTTtagcatacaaacacacactaaGGAAAACTCATGAGACACCGATTCACCTAATCTGGACTGCAGGCTGAAATGCATGCAAATATGGGCAGAAACTCCATATATACAGAAGCTGAGACGGGAATGAAACCCACCACACTGTTATGGGTGAAGTTACAGCACAAGCTACTAGGACAATGCACAGCCCACACTACCTGACGCTTTTAAAATCAACACCTGAGTCAATATACCATTGGAATTTATATtatgaaaacagaaaaatgcCACTTTAAGCTTCCTTAAAAATACTGATTTAGAAACTACAGAGTACATAAAACACTCAACTCAAGATTTCCTGCATTTCGGATCATCAGAGGACTTGAATATTCAAGTGTGCAATTGTGGACATGCTTACCAGAGGGTCTGAAGAAACACACTGTCCGTGTACTGGAATACCGGGGCAGCCAGTGATGCCGCCACAAGTATAAGCTGGATTGCAGTGTTCACCtttaaaatcacacaaaaaatCCCTTTAAGAGCTTAATAGTTAAATTCAGGATCAGGACCCATATTCAAAGCAGTGTAAGTACTTATCAACTCCCAATAACGCAATTCAGTCCTACTTTTACACTTAAGAATAAAGGACATTGACAACTTTCCTTCAGACCTAAGTGTCCGCTCATAATTTATTTCAAGAGGTCTCCTAAAATGTTACACAGCATGTGACAGCCAGGAAAAAACAATCACAGTCCATCCAGCATCAAATTTGGTTGATGCTGGATGGTATTTAGTTTTACCGTGGTTCACCATGAAACTGGTAACTTTCATCCCTAGATCACCTACCAAAAGTAGAACAATTGACTTGCCTGCATGTACCTCCTACAGATTTTGGGACCCATATTAAGACTAATTTATATCTCACAATCAGCATTAGAATGTATCTAATAAAGACTTTTAAATTAACTATTATATCAAAAGTGGAACAAGTTGAAAACCCAATGGTATTTTATTGTAGTAAATCAGTGGAAAATGTTATAATGGAACAGAAAAGGCACAGTGCAAAAAATGTGCAAGGTACCTTGCTGATGGACGTTGGTTTAAGCTGAGCTGTAGCATAGCAGGGATTGAAGAATTTGCTGAGCGTCCGCTGTGGGTGAACAGAGAAGAAAGGAGGTGGTTAACCTTCTCATTGGTACAGAAACACCAAAGTCTGTGCTGGAAGCCAAAATGGCACAGAGTTCATGCTTGTATCTACGTAGATATCACCACTACCAGATCTCCAGGTTAAGTGTAATCGGACAGACATGTCACTGCACACATTCAGGCGACCAGTGTACTTGCCGGAGGGGGAATCGTTTTGTAGCGAACATAGAAAACCGCAGCAATCAAGACCACATCTCTGGAGATCACCAACACCGTAAGAGGAGCTGAGAGAGACAAAGCTCACTATTAAAAACACAACTTAGTGAGAGAGACAATGACTCACAGAAATCCAGCACAGGTACTGGGGCAAACATTTGGAGACTCTCCTTATAGTGAAATCCTCAGTATTCAAAACATACTTAAAACTTTACTAAGAACATAAAGACAGTCAAATAATTCAGGATTGGCAGGCCACTATCTAATGACATTACATTTGCTGGCAATGTGATTGCATAAGTGAGTAATGCtgcaaatatttattaaaataaaacataagaaaacacaCTAGCAAGATTGAGTGTATTGGGGTTTGTTAATGAGGTTAAGATTAGCCACTAGTACAGGGAAAGTTGCAGATAAAGACTTCAACAATTTCACAATTCCAGGGATATGAAATTTGATGCCAAAATGCCAACACTCCAGTCCACTGCAACTATGTCCTGCTGATTTTGCTTACCTGGGATAAGACTGGCATAAGTCAAACTTATATATAGCACACTGATGAGTATTTTATCAGCCAATGGGTCGAGAGCACTCCCCAGAGCTGATTTCTGATTGGCCCAGTTGCGAGCAATGTACCCATCCAGCTGTAAACAGAATCCATTTAAAATATGATCAATTTAATATACAAGTACTTTAATTTACAatttaaatacatacataaaaaaataaggCCATGAAGACTGATTGGTGGTATGCAAGTGGTTAGATGTAATATTCATTAAATAAGTCTGTTCAGGATCGTAAAAATAGTCACCCTATCCAGGATAATTAGCTGGAAGACGGATCTTAAAATTAACCAAGTGCCAAtactattttacatttttaatcattgaataaattaaaaataacctACCAAATCTGTTGCTCCAGCTAAAACAAAGAGGCCAAGAGAGAGATGAAACCACTGTTCCACAATCAAGTATCCCAGGACTGGGGCCAGAGCAATTCTGGCCATGCACAGGAAATTTGGTATGGTCCATGGATTTTCATACTAAAACAGTTAAACAGTTTCTCATGTTACTATCAAAAATGACCAATCTCAGAATATATTTAGAAAATATCCATTTACTTTTCCTTAATTGGTTATTGAatcatataataaaaaaaaaacattgctcaCCACTGCTAGTTAAGCTAAGCAAGTTCATATTAATGTCCAGTAACAAAGTTACCATACACTGATGTTTAATTTTAAAGAGACGGGACTTAAacgtattttttttaaagttaataTGGAGTTCTGTCCAGGACGCTTACCAGTTCTTTAAAATTTGACAACCCTTCTTTTGATGGCTTTGTAAAGTCACGCTCCTTTGACGTATCCCTTTGTAAAGAGCCTTCATCGCCCTGAGGTTTGGGCTTTGCAGAGTTACTGTACCCCCTGTAACCCTGAAGTACGAATGAACTTCCGGTTATGCTGAAATGGGAGACGCTCTGCATAAGGGGCTTAGGGTTTAACATGGAGATTGCCGAACTGTTTACAGCTGGACTGTAAGGATGTGTCCTTTTCTGTATCTGACAGCTTCCCTGGTTTGTTAGTTGGGCACCCAATGAAAAAGCAGGCATTTGTCGACCACCCCAAGGTTCAGGAAAGGCAGTTCTATAAGTTGATACATGACCATGTAGTTTATCCGACGGAAAATGCCCCAGCCTGGGCCACTCCCCCAAAGAAGAAAGCGTCACTTTCACTCTCTGGAGAAATTTCTTCTCGCTCCAGAGACACTTCTGTGACATTTTATGTCCCCAAGATGTTAATGCATTCCTCCAAACGCACGAGCTCGGAGCAGCCCTCGTCTGACCAGCTGCGATACAACTCTTTGCAAAGCTCAACACTTGCCGTTTCGCACAAGTTACTAAGATATTTCTATAAACCGCCAGGAACATCTCAGATTGAAAAATCACTCAGTAAGCATTCGGAATTAACTAAAAATACAGCCTTCGACTTCCCCAAAACGTCCAGCGATCGGGAACATTTGTCTTATTTTATATCACATTTCTTCTTTCCAAGTCCGAAACACACAGCTCCACTTTACATGTGCCACCGTGCCGTATTCCGGTTTGACAGTAACTTTACGACAGGATAAAAGGCAGGCGTTTCTATTGGTTACAAGGTCCAAGCTTCGAGCCATGTGTAGCTTTTATCTCCGTTAATATTTAACCAGTTTCCACTTCGCCCCGAAGTCCTTTTAAATGCTGGTATGTTTTACGATATGTGGTGGATGAAACGGAATTCGCCATTTTGATGTTGAATATGAAatagaaacatttttttgttcctCTTAAGACAAATGTTTTAGTGAAGTTGTAAAGCAAGCGAAAATATACTGAATCTGATGAAACAGCACACTCAGCATCTGGCAGCGGTCCGATAGCGGGTTCTTGCTTTTGGTGACGTAGCACGGGGCGTTCAGACAGGAAGTCACGTGTGATATGGTTAAATTTTTCTACTAGTGTTATTTGCAACCGATGCTGCTTATTAGCTGATATTTTAATCTAAAAGTGTAAAATGGCATTATTAGGAATAACGCAAGCATCTTTATCAACAGTATCATAAATGATTTTGTTAAACACCCGATcatcccagaaagcacagggcAAAGGTCATATTTTAATCAAACCCAGCATTCAGTTTATtttataatctttttttttagtCAAAGTAACAATATAATATGTAGCAAACAAATGTAACTTcacagtaaattaaaaaaatacatatacattaAATTCAGGCATGCTATTTTGTATCTTAACCACAGTGTCAACAAAGAGAACCTTTACAATGTCAATAgtatatgttacatttttataGTTGAAATACCATAAAAACAGAACAATCATTTGAATCATTCTTATTCAAACTGTCTGGAGCTGGTACGTCTTCGGTCCCTTTTTCAGGAGGTAGCCCTGTTCGTTCAGGCCACTGATAAAACCTTCAAAATCAGCTACCTGAAATATAAACAACTTAAATGCACAACCTACTGCAACAGAGTCTGAACTACATCTTGGCTTATTTCATGTCAAATTCACTTGTATGTCAAATATCAAAGAAATGCTTCTGGTTTAGGACACATCTGCACTGAGAGTGTAGTCATTCGGTATATTAATGATATTACATAGTACACATAACAAACCCGAGAGTGCCAGTCTGTGATCCCACCTGTATGTTTAACTCCATGGCTAGTTGCCGCAGCTGCTGGTATTCAAACACTGTTTTGTAAGTGCGCTCGGCGATCCTGTTCAGAGCAGCCACAAATTTCTTCTTCTGGGACCTGTTGCTCATTCCAGATCCCAGCTGAGAACGATCGAAATCGATTCTACCGAATTCATCCGAATAGGTGTCCAGTAAGCTGAGAGATTAGACAGAAAATTAGTGCTATTATCAAAACAGAAAGGCCGTTATGTGACATAAATGTGAATTTAAGTGTAGAGTTATGACTTTAAATAGGCATTACCTAAAACAgtgtctttatttaaaaatacttaTGAATTTGAGCAACACTGATTTTTAATATCTAGAAATGATAGGACAACGGAGGTACTAAATGTCATGGCATCATCGTGTAAAATCTGTGCTATACAAAGTGACAGTTTATGTTAATCCTACCTTGGTCGCAAAAACCCTATATGAGAAGTAATATTAAATTGTGTGTACAGTAAATAAACTTCAATATTAACTATGCATTCAGTTTATCGCTGATTCAGTCCCTACCTGTGCTTCATTATCTCCACAACATCTTCTGCATCACTTTTAGTGGCTACCTCTCGCAGTTCTAGTCTTGCTCTGGCCTACACGACGGGCAGAACAAATgcgttacatttaaaaaatatatatatttaagcaAATAagtacaaaatataaaaataaaaagcacaatATGTGTTTCGAGAAACAGTAATAGTGATCAGAAACATGACgttatgaagaaaaaaaagcatctTTTACATCATATCAAAAGATAACAGCTCTCAGTTTCACTATAgtacagggttattcaaatcacggtcctcgaggtctgagcactacccgtcagtcaggtgtgaagcctctgaccaatcagaatcagtaattattaaactaactacctgggagaactgaaaacaaggcctggatttggaatcgaagtccagatttgaagaaccctgctatAGTAGGTATCTGGACACAGCAGCAACCAAACTGTAGTCAAGCTGGTCTCTTCTATCTAGTTTTGTTACTTCTTTACTTAAGAATCCAAGCACCAGTGTCTTTACCCCACATCCTCTACCTCTGTCAGCCGTATGAGCGATTCCAACTGCCGCGTGGTGATGGGTGTGCTGTCTGCAGACTGGTTCTGTCTGCGCAACTCAAGGTAGAAGTCTTGAAGTACCTGCGCAGCTTCCGCAGACAGCTTGGGGTGAACGTAGTGCCTAGCATACCCAATGTACTTCCTCAGGAGCTGGTGAGGGATTAGGTCCAAACTCTCTCTGGGACCAACCTATGATTAAAGTGTTACAGGAAATCAGATAAATATCCATCTGGTTTCCTTGACAAAATTTTCAGTAAAGGATCACTGTGAGCCCAAGGTCTACCCTTCGAGGTAGAAGGCAGGGGGAACCCGgaatggggtgccagtccatcacatgcaGGGACACACACAGTAACACATCATGAGCAATTCAGAGACACTGGTTCGCCTAATCACATGTTTGTAGACTGTGTGAGCAACCAGGTGTAGCAGGAAACCTACATGACATGAGGAGAACGTCCCATCTTGTGGAGGTGTGAAGTGACAGAGCGACCTACTACTGCACCATGCCATACTTCCGATAAATATGTCGACTTTAATTAAAATCATACAATTAGCTTCAAGAAATCCCATTCATACCAATCTGGCAAAATTAATGAATAAGCAAACATGCAAAAGTGATTAATCATAGTTATTAATACCCACAAATTGACTGAAATTAAAGCTAATTTAACATATGaaattctaaataaatatacaaatccCATGTGCTTGAAAGCCTGTGAAAAATCTCTACCTTTAGACTTTCTGATATGGGTTTGTCTCCGACCGCCTCCAGTATGGAAATTTCGGACTCTCGCGTGTCAGTGTGGCTGACTGTGGCACCAGCTCGGACCACAGTTTTCCCCGAGCGCATGGCAATCACGTGGTCCGAGACCATGTGGTCATAGTCCTCATTGGGGGTATCGAGTAGGATGAAGACCAGGTCAAACCTTGACAGAAGGGCACTCCCCATCctgaggaaaagaaaaaataataaaatacagtgTTGCCATCTAAAAATCAGAAAATAGGACATGCTACATCAGACATGATTATGACAATTCAACTTTTACAATCccaacaaaaatattttgataATTGTTTTAAGGTTGAGATGATTTTAGATTTGATTGCTGGGTTTAACACATCGGAGTGAGCGGGATTCCATTCCACAAGAACATCAGTGTGCATCAAGGGGCTTTTCCTCCAAAGCAGTAAAATCTGTAAATGTGCAGGAAAAGATTCCCTGCTAACATTACTGCAACAATAAAGCATGTGCTCTCACTGAACACTGCTGCAGCCAATCGCAGAGTGGCACCGAGCCCTCAAAGGGGCGGGGCATACTTTAGGTTCTCCGAGACGGTCTTTCCCTTGTTGTAGTGGCCCCCCACCGGGTTGGCCGCCGCGACGATGGAGGTGCGAGCCGGGAGGGAGCACACGATGCCGGCCTTGGCCAGGCTGATACTCTGCTGCTCCATGGCCTCAAGCAAGGCTTGGTGTTGACTGCCCATCTTGTCAAACTCGTCTATGCAGCAGATTCCTGCGTGAGACACGGCCGACAGTTACAGACTGGGaagcaggtgttttttttttttttttttttttttaaatactccctccaccaccacccctctgcggaggactgctttatttatttttatttacttcctcaagagaaggagagggagggagagagagagaaaaaaagaaaaaaaaaaacagataatctgcttcaaTGTCTGCTGAAGAGAGAAAATAACAACCAACATCTGTACGAATCACAACGaacatcaaacgttaaatgttgttgaacagcacacacaaccagcattacaacacatgcccagaagcaacagccgatgaAGACAGCGTGCATCCGTGAGCACCTGtccgcacacctgtgtgtgtcagcgcgctggtgttcataaggtttctccatgtaaatgtctagtagtgtgtgtggggagccacagccccgcccccccaggacatgaagtcgacacagAGGAGACCCGGGctccagacatccagaggccccccagggcacgggaaccccaggaggaccactgcagggacaattgcagcccccacccagaaaagggcagaggagcgctccg
Encoded proteins:
- the crls1 gene encoding cardiolipin synthase (CMP-forming) — its product is MFLAVYRNILVTCAKRQVLSFAKSCIAAGQTRAAPSSCVWRNALTSWGHKMSQKCLWSEKKFLQRVKVTLSSLGEWPRLGHFPSDKLHGHVSTYRTAFPEPWGGRQMPAFSLGAQLTNQGSCQIQKRTHPYSPAVNSSAISMLNPKPLMQSVSHFSITGSSFVLQGYRGYSNSAKPKPQGDEGSLQRDTSKERDFTKPSKEGLSNFKELYENPWTIPNFLCMARIALAPVLGYLIVEQWFHLSLGLFVLAGATDLLDGYIARNWANQKSALGSALDPLADKILISVLYISLTYASLIPAPLTVLVISRDVVLIAAVFYVRYKTIPPPRTLSKFFNPCYATAQLKPTSISKVNTAIQLILVAASLAAPVFQYTDSVFLQTLWFITALTTAASGYSYYHYGKKTVEVLNKSK